Proteins encoded together in one Streptomyces sp. NA04227 window:
- a CDS encoding DUF4436 family protein: MTRTSRTASVARKLFAPGLVALAVATAVALGVWLQYGERIGADTRHTAGSGAADRVDITTSVQKVDAAARQLTLRVLVTPRGGLAEAGGLSPARDLVLQTSSAVRGDLSFPAHSRIATAQVPVTLTDGSITDYPFDSYRTALEFSAEAGGREVPVRMSVSNNDALFAVNVRADTADGAAVFDLNLERSSSVFLFALFMMAAMWALAVGVLVATWFLLSGRKGLVWPALGWMAATLFALAAFRNTAPGAPPIGCLLDYLAFLWVEPVIAFCVFTVVVAGVRAEPRAEEAAG; encoded by the coding sequence GTGACCCGGACCAGTCGTACGGCCTCCGTGGCACGGAAGCTCTTCGCTCCCGGCCTGGTCGCGCTCGCGGTGGCCACCGCCGTCGCGCTGGGTGTCTGGCTGCAGTACGGCGAACGCATCGGTGCCGACACCCGGCACACCGCCGGCAGCGGCGCCGCGGACCGGGTGGACATCACCACCTCGGTGCAGAAAGTGGACGCCGCCGCACGGCAGTTGACGCTGCGGGTCCTGGTCACACCCAGGGGCGGGCTGGCGGAGGCCGGGGGTCTTTCACCGGCCCGGGACCTGGTGCTGCAGACCTCCTCCGCGGTCCGCGGCGACCTGTCCTTCCCCGCGCACAGCAGAATCGCGACCGCCCAGGTTCCGGTCACCCTGACCGACGGCTCGATCACGGACTACCCGTTCGACTCCTACCGGACGGCCCTCGAGTTCAGCGCGGAGGCGGGCGGCCGGGAGGTGCCGGTCCGTATGAGCGTGTCCAACAACGACGCGCTCTTCGCGGTGAACGTACGGGCCGACACGGCGGACGGCGCCGCCGTCTTCGACCTGAACCTGGAGCGCTCCAGCAGTGTGTTCCTGTTCGCCCTCTTCATGATGGCGGCGATGTGGGCCCTGGCGGTCGGCGTCCTGGTCGCCACCTGGTTCCTGCTCAGCGGCCGCAAGGGACTGGTCTGGCCCGCCCTCGGCTGGATGGCCGCCACCCTGTTCGCCCTGGCCGCCTTCCGCAACACCGCACCCGGGGCCCCGCCCATCGGGTGCCTGCTCGACTACCTCGCCTTCCTCTGGGTCGAACCGGTCATCGCCTTCTGCGTGTTCACCGTGGTGGTCGCGGGAGTCCGGGCCGAACCGCGCGCCGAGGAGGCGGCCGGGTAG
- a CDS encoding Lrp/AsnC family transcriptional regulator: MTARERSGGPPAVDEVSKAIIEQLQEDGRRSYGAIGKAVGLSEAAVRQRVQRLTEQGIMQIVAVTDPLTIGYHRQAMVGLKIEGDVDPVAEALAEIPEIAYVVMTAGSFDLLVEAVCEDDEGLLELINKRIRTLPGVRSTESFVYLKLRKQTYTWRTG; the protein is encoded by the coding sequence GTGACAGCACGTGAGAGGAGCGGCGGTCCACCCGCCGTCGACGAGGTTTCCAAGGCGATCATCGAGCAGCTCCAGGAGGACGGCCGCCGGTCCTACGGAGCCATCGGCAAGGCCGTGGGCCTGTCGGAGGCCGCCGTCCGGCAGCGCGTCCAGCGGCTCACCGAGCAGGGCATCATGCAGATCGTCGCCGTGACCGACCCGCTGACGATCGGTTACCACCGTCAGGCCATGGTCGGTCTGAAGATCGAGGGCGACGTCGACCCGGTGGCCGAGGCGCTCGCCGAGATTCCCGAGATCGCCTACGTAGTGATGACGGCAGGCTCCTTCGACCTGCTGGTCGAGGCCGTGTGCGAGGACGACGAGGGCCTGCTCGAACTGATCAACAAACGGATCCGCACACTGCCCGGCGTTCGCTCCACCGAGAGCTTCGTCTACCTCAAACTCCGCAAGCAGACCTACACCTGGAGAACCGGATGA
- a CDS encoding agmatine/peptidylarginine deiminase: MTFRMPAEWTAHERCLMAWPTRHDLWGRVLSTLQEEHAAVARAIAAFEPVTVVAPPGHGESARALCGDGVEILELPLDDSWFRDSAPIFTLGPDGTRAGVDFRFNAWGGKHHPYDADDRISALLLDHLGDPAIRSEMILEGGAITVDGEGTLITTEQCLLHPNRNPGMSRAEIEAELTLRLGVSKVIWLPYGGLLDTETDGHVDGVCAFVAPGKVVVQLPDDPEHPDHARMRANRAVLEASRDARGRALEIVDLPQSAFTEVDGKPVEVGYLNFYLANGGVVVPVAGLPQDDEALAVIAAACPDRKVVGVVARTLAYGGGGVHCITQQVPASVLHV, from the coding sequence ATGACTTTCCGTATGCCCGCCGAGTGGACCGCGCACGAGCGGTGCCTGATGGCCTGGCCCACCCGGCACGACCTGTGGGGCCGCGTCCTGAGCACGTTGCAGGAGGAGCACGCGGCGGTGGCGCGCGCGATCGCCGCCTTCGAGCCGGTGACCGTGGTCGCGCCGCCCGGACACGGGGAGAGCGCCCGGGCGCTGTGCGGTGACGGCGTCGAGATCCTCGAACTGCCCCTGGACGACTCGTGGTTCCGGGACTCGGCACCCATCTTCACGCTCGGCCCCGACGGCACCCGGGCGGGCGTGGACTTCCGCTTCAACGCCTGGGGCGGCAAGCACCACCCCTACGACGCCGACGACCGGATCAGTGCCCTGCTCCTGGACCACCTCGGCGACCCGGCCATCCGCTCCGAGATGATCCTGGAGGGCGGAGCGATCACGGTGGACGGCGAGGGCACGCTGATCACCACCGAGCAGTGCCTGCTGCACCCCAACCGCAACCCGGGGATGAGCAGGGCGGAGATCGAGGCCGAACTCACGCTGCGGCTCGGCGTCAGCAAGGTCATCTGGCTGCCGTACGGCGGTCTCCTGGACACCGAGACCGACGGGCACGTCGACGGAGTCTGCGCCTTCGTCGCCCCGGGCAAGGTCGTGGTGCAGCTCCCGGACGATCCGGAGCACCCCGACCACGCCCGGATGCGGGCCAACAGGGCGGTCCTTGAGGCCAGTCGCGACGCGCGGGGCCGCGCCCTGGAGATCGTCGACCTTCCGCAGAGTGCGTTCACCGAGGTGGACGGCAAGCCGGTGGAAGTGGGCTACCTCAACTTCTACCTGGCCAACGGCGGCGTCGTGGTTCCCGTCGCCGGTCTGCCGCAGGACGACGAGGCCCTGGCCGTCATCGCGGCCGCCTGCCCGGACCGCAAGGTCGTCGGGGTCGTGGCCCGCACCCTCGCGTACGGCGGAGGCGGCGTCCACTGCATCACCCAGCAGGTACCCGCCTCGGTGCTGCACGTCTAA
- a CDS encoding gamma-aminobutyraldehyde dehydrogenase, with protein sequence MSEPYVLRNHIAGEFRPAADGRTMDVEDPATGEVYATAPLSGTADVAAAMAAAAGAFPSWRDTTPARRQKALLDIADAIAARSGELLAVECRDTGKPPAPTAEEELPALLDQIRFFAGAARALEGRSAGEYMAGMTSYVRREPVGVCAQITPWNYPMLMAVWKFAPALAAGNTVVLKPAETTPASTVLLAGILAEVLPPGVFNVLCGDRETGRAMIEHPVPAMVSLTGSVRAGREVASAASAGLKRAHLELGGKAPVVVFEDVDPAATARAVAEAGFFNGGQDCTAATRILVQESVYEEFVAALTEAARGLATGPPESPGVFYGPLNSAAQLDRVHGFIDRLPAHARVETGGERVGDKGYFYAPTVVSGLRQDDEIVQEEVFGPVVTVQSFRDEAEAIAFANGVEYALASSVWTRDHARAMRLSKLLDFGCVWINTHIPLVAEMPHGGFKKSGYGKDLSGYGFEDYTRVKHVMTSLDG encoded by the coding sequence ATGAGCGAGCCGTATGTGCTGCGCAACCACATCGCCGGGGAGTTCCGCCCCGCGGCGGACGGGCGGACCATGGACGTCGAGGACCCCGCGACAGGTGAGGTCTACGCGACCGCACCGCTGTCGGGTACCGCCGACGTCGCCGCGGCGATGGCGGCCGCCGCCGGGGCCTTCCCCTCCTGGCGGGACACGACTCCGGCCCGGCGCCAGAAGGCGCTGCTCGACATCGCCGACGCGATAGCCGCACGGTCAGGTGAACTGCTCGCGGTGGAGTGCCGCGACACGGGGAAGCCGCCCGCGCCCACCGCCGAGGAGGAACTCCCGGCGCTCCTTGACCAGATCCGCTTCTTCGCCGGAGCGGCACGGGCGTTGGAAGGCAGGTCGGCGGGCGAGTACATGGCGGGCATGACCTCGTACGTGCGCCGGGAACCGGTCGGTGTCTGCGCGCAGATCACCCCGTGGAACTACCCGATGCTGATGGCCGTGTGGAAGTTCGCTCCCGCGCTCGCGGCGGGCAACACCGTGGTCCTCAAACCGGCCGAGACCACGCCCGCCTCGACCGTCCTGCTGGCGGGCATCCTGGCGGAGGTGCTCCCGCCGGGAGTCTTCAACGTGCTGTGCGGCGACCGCGAGACGGGCCGGGCCATGATCGAGCACCCGGTACCGGCGATGGTCTCCCTCACGGGTTCGGTGCGCGCCGGGCGGGAGGTGGCCTCGGCCGCGTCCGCCGGCCTCAAGCGCGCGCATCTCGAACTGGGCGGCAAGGCGCCGGTCGTGGTCTTCGAGGACGTCGATCCTGCCGCCACCGCGCGGGCCGTCGCCGAGGCCGGGTTCTTCAACGGCGGCCAGGACTGCACCGCCGCCACCCGGATCCTCGTACAGGAATCCGTGTACGAGGAGTTCGTCGCCGCGCTGACCGAGGCGGCCAGGGGCCTCGCGACCGGGCCCCCGGAGAGCCCCGGCGTGTTCTACGGGCCCCTCAACAGCGCCGCCCAACTCGACCGCGTCCACGGTTTCATCGACCGGCTGCCCGCGCACGCACGGGTCGAGACCGGCGGTGAACGCGTCGGCGACAAGGGCTACTTCTACGCCCCGACCGTCGTCTCCGGCCTCAGGCAGGACGACGAGATCGTCCAGGAGGAGGTCTTCGGGCCGGTCGTCACGGTGCAGTCCTTCCGCGACGAGGCGGAGGCCATCGCCTTCGCCAACGGTGTCGAGTACGCCCTGGCCTCCTCGGTCTGGACCCGCGACCACGCCCGCGCGATGCGGCTGTCCAAGCTGCTCGACTTCGGCTGTGTGTGGATCAACACCCATATCCCGCTGGTCGCCGAGATGCCGCACGGCGGCTTCAAGAAGTCCGGCTACGGCAAGGACCTCTCCGGCTACGGCTTCGAGGACTACACCCGCGTCAAGCACGTCATGACGTCCCTGGACGGCTGA
- a CDS encoding urease subunit alpha, whose amino-acid sequence MTRSAADSCGKATGPAGAIDAYEYAATYGPRAGDRVRLGDTGLVVRVESDSQAPGDEFLAGFGKTARDGLHLKAAAVRDTCDVVVSNVLVIDAAQGIRKTSIGIRQGRIVSVGRAGNPDTLAGVEVVVGTGTTIVSGEGLIATAGAVDTHVHLLSPRIMEASLASGVTTIIGQEIGPSWGVGVNSPWALRHAFNSFDAWPVNIGFLGRGSSSDRAPLVEALAEGGACGFKVHEDLGAHARALDTALRVAEEHDVQVALHSDGLNECLSVEDTLSVLEGRTIHAFHIEGCGGGHVPNVLKMAGVPNVIGSSTNPTLPFGRDAVAEHYGMIVSVHALRTDLPGDDALARDRIRAGTMGAEDVLHDLGVIGITSSDAQGMGRAGETVRRTFAVAGKMKAESGPLDGDGPGDDNARVLRYIAKLTVNPALAHGLAHEVGSIEPGKLADIVLWRPESFGAKPQLVLKAGYPAYGVTGDPNAANDRCEPLVLGPLFGAHGATAADLSVAFVSRAAAESASFGRPYDALATRRRRVAVRGTRGIGPADLVNNARLGEVQVDASSGLVTLDGTPIRSEPVDEVSLSRLYFL is encoded by the coding sequence GTGACCCGCAGTGCTGCCGACTCGTGCGGCAAGGCCACCGGTCCGGCCGGTGCCATCGATGCGTACGAATACGCGGCCACGTACGGACCGCGGGCCGGAGACCGGGTACGGCTCGGCGACACCGGGCTCGTCGTCCGCGTCGAGTCCGACTCGCAGGCGCCCGGGGACGAGTTCCTGGCCGGTTTCGGCAAGACGGCACGGGACGGGCTGCATCTGAAGGCCGCCGCCGTCCGCGACACCTGTGACGTGGTGGTCAGCAATGTGCTGGTGATCGACGCGGCGCAGGGGATCCGCAAGACCTCCATCGGGATCCGGCAGGGGCGCATCGTCTCGGTCGGGCGCGCGGGCAACCCGGACACCCTCGCCGGGGTGGAGGTGGTGGTCGGTACCGGGACCACGATCGTCTCCGGGGAAGGGCTGATCGCCACCGCGGGCGCCGTGGACACCCACGTGCACCTGTTGTCGCCGCGCATCATGGAAGCCTCGCTGGCCTCCGGGGTCACCACGATCATCGGGCAGGAGATCGGGCCCAGTTGGGGAGTGGGGGTCAACTCGCCGTGGGCGCTGCGGCACGCCTTCAACTCCTTCGACGCCTGGCCGGTCAACATCGGCTTCCTCGGCCGGGGTTCGTCCTCCGACCGGGCTCCGCTGGTGGAGGCCCTGGCCGAGGGCGGGGCCTGCGGGTTCAAGGTGCACGAGGATCTCGGTGCGCACGCCAGGGCGCTGGACACCGCCCTGCGGGTCGCCGAGGAGCACGACGTGCAGGTCGCGCTGCACTCCGACGGACTGAACGAGTGCCTCTCGGTCGAGGACACCCTGTCGGTGCTGGAGGGGCGCACCATCCACGCCTTCCACATCGAGGGCTGCGGCGGCGGACACGTGCCCAACGTGCTGAAGATGGCGGGGGTGCCGAACGTCATCGGCTCGTCCACCAATCCGACGCTGCCGTTCGGCAGGGACGCGGTCGCCGAGCACTACGGGATGATCGTCTCCGTGCACGCCCTGCGCACGGACCTGCCGGGCGACGACGCCCTGGCCCGGGACCGGATCCGGGCGGGAACCATGGGCGCCGAGGACGTACTGCACGACCTCGGGGTCATCGGGATCACCTCCTCCGACGCCCAGGGCATGGGCCGGGCGGGGGAGACGGTGCGCCGCACCTTCGCGGTGGCCGGGAAGATGAAGGCCGAGTCCGGGCCGCTGGACGGCGACGGCCCGGGCGACGACAACGCACGGGTGCTGCGCTACATCGCCAAACTCACCGTCAACCCCGCCCTCGCGCACGGTCTCGCCCACGAGGTCGGCTCGATCGAACCCGGCAAACTCGCCGACATCGTGCTGTGGCGGCCGGAGTCCTTCGGCGCCAAACCGCAGCTCGTCCTGAAGGCCGGCTACCCCGCCTACGGCGTGACCGGCGACCCCAACGCGGCCAACGACCGGTGCGAACCCCTCGTCCTCGGCCCGCTGTTCGGGGCGCACGGCGCGACGGCGGCGGACCTTTCGGTGGCCTTCGTCAGCCGCGCGGCCGCCGAGTCCGCCTCGTTCGGGCGGCCCTACGACGCGCTGGCGACGCGGCGCCGAAGGGTGGCCGTACGCGGTACCCGGGGCATCGGCCCCGCCGACCTGGTCAACAACGCACGCCTTGGCGAGGTCCAGGTCGACGCCTCCAGCGGCCTGGTCACCCTGGACGGGACGCCGATCCGTTCGGAGCCCGTCGACGAGGTGTCCCTGAGCCGTCTGTATTTCCTGTAG
- a CDS encoding agmatine deiminase family protein — protein sequence MSRRSVLRTFAGVGALALGAAACGPEDDAGATTSTSAGSRHFGAEWDSHVRTFMSWPALDSVWAEDLPYVREDIARIARAIGEYEEVVVMARPGQADAAQRACGSQVEVIPLEVDDLWARDTVPVFVEEGGKLVGVDFNFNGWGKKQVHKNDALVGRRVLAEYDIARSKAPLIGEGGSFETDGEGTLLVTESSIVNANRNPGKSRDRIEAELKRALGVKKVIWLAGVRGQDITDAHVDSLVRFTAPGVVLVDKAFPGTPPDVWSRSADQARKVLRKATDARGRKLEVIDLPQPDLDKITGAGDDFVSTYANFYVANDSVFMPRFGDARADDRAKGILQEHFPDRDIVPVRIDTIASGGGGIHCATHDQPGKPAA from the coding sequence ATGTCCCGCCGCAGTGTCCTGCGTACGTTCGCCGGAGTCGGCGCGCTCGCCCTCGGTGCCGCCGCCTGCGGTCCGGAGGACGACGCCGGTGCGACGACCTCGACCTCCGCCGGTTCCCGGCACTTTGGTGCGGAATGGGACAGCCACGTCCGTACGTTCATGTCCTGGCCCGCCCTCGACTCGGTGTGGGCGGAGGACCTGCCCTACGTACGCGAGGACATCGCGCGCATCGCCCGCGCGATCGGGGAGTACGAGGAGGTCGTGGTGATGGCCCGGCCGGGCCAGGCCGACGCGGCGCAGCGGGCGTGCGGCTCCCAGGTCGAGGTGATCCCGCTGGAGGTGGACGACCTGTGGGCCCGTGACACCGTTCCGGTCTTCGTGGAGGAAGGCGGGAAGCTCGTCGGTGTCGACTTCAACTTCAACGGCTGGGGCAAGAAGCAGGTCCACAAGAACGACGCCCTGGTCGGCCGCCGTGTGCTGGCCGAGTACGACATCGCCCGCAGCAAGGCCCCGCTCATCGGTGAGGGCGGCTCGTTCGAGACGGACGGCGAGGGCACGCTCCTGGTGACCGAGAGCTCGATCGTCAACGCCAACCGGAACCCCGGCAAGAGCCGCGACCGGATCGAGGCCGAACTCAAGCGGGCCCTCGGTGTGAAGAAGGTGATCTGGCTGGCCGGAGTGCGCGGCCAGGACATCACGGACGCCCACGTCGACAGTCTCGTCCGCTTCACGGCCCCGGGCGTCGTCCTCGTCGACAAGGCCTTCCCCGGCACCCCGCCGGACGTGTGGTCCCGCTCGGCGGACCAGGCCCGCAAGGTCCTGCGCAAGGCGACCGACGCCCGCGGCAGGAAGCTGGAGGTCATCGACCTCCCGCAGCCCGACCTCGACAAGATCACCGGTGCCGGCGACGACTTCGTCTCCACCTACGCCAACTTCTACGTGGCCAACGACTCGGTGTTCATGCCCCGCTTCGGCGACGCCCGCGCCGACGACCGGGCCAAGGGCATCCTCCAGGAGCACTTCCCCGACCGCGACATCGTGCCGGTACGGATCGACACCATCGCCTCGGGCGGTGGCGGTATCCACTGCGCCACCCACGACCAGCCCGGCAAGCCCGCCGCCTGA
- a CDS encoding agmatine/peptidylarginine deiminase — protein sequence MNEHSVVRRMFDAAFGTRPTPRDSYHQGGHSGWYVPADDVPHTRTWMSWPSRRSVWGRHLGGVQEDIALIARTVAAFEPVVLCAPDADTAADARAACGSSVTVIDEIWTDDLWMRDICAVFRSDDHGHLDAVGLNFNGWGNKQKHAYDADVAECVAEWNDLPFHTAEFVGEGGSIETDGDGTVMATESSLVNKNRNRGMSRQEIEDAVLDVYGAERMIWVPGVRGKDITDNHIDVTSRFIRPGVVMVQLPPADRNDVWARDAREQFRILSGETDARGRRLEVMTVEGPDSVRSRKRDFVDSYMNFHVVNGAVVTAQFGDRVKDAAARHALAGAFPGREIVQIDVDRLMAGGGGIHCSTMQEPLP from the coding sequence ATGAACGAACACTCCGTGGTCAGGCGCATGTTCGACGCCGCCTTCGGTACGCGTCCCACCCCGCGGGACTCGTACCACCAAGGCGGCCACTCCGGCTGGTACGTACCGGCCGACGACGTCCCGCACACGCGGACCTGGATGTCCTGGCCGTCCCGCAGGTCGGTCTGGGGCCGGCACCTGGGCGGAGTGCAGGAGGACATCGCCCTCATCGCCCGCACCGTCGCCGCCTTCGAGCCGGTCGTCCTGTGCGCGCCCGACGCCGACACCGCCGCCGACGCCCGGGCGGCCTGCGGCTCTTCGGTCACCGTCATCGACGAGATCTGGACCGACGATCTCTGGATGCGCGACATCTGTGCCGTGTTCCGCAGCGACGACCACGGGCACCTCGACGCGGTCGGCCTGAATTTCAACGGCTGGGGCAACAAACAAAAACACGCGTACGACGCCGACGTGGCGGAGTGCGTCGCCGAATGGAACGACCTCCCTTTCCATACCGCGGAGTTCGTCGGCGAAGGCGGATCGATCGAAACCGACGGCGACGGCACGGTCATGGCCACCGAGAGCAGCTTGGTGAACAAGAACCGGAATCGCGGAATGAGTCGGCAGGAAATCGAGGACGCCGTTCTCGATGTCTATGGCGCCGAGCGGATGATCTGGGTACCGGGCGTGCGGGGAAAGGACATCACCGACAACCACATCGATGTGACCTCCCGGTTCATCCGGCCCGGCGTCGTCATGGTGCAGCTGCCGCCCGCCGACCGCAACGACGTGTGGGCACGTGACGCACGCGAGCAGTTCAGGATCCTCTCCGGGGAGACCGACGCCCGCGGACGCCGCCTCGAGGTGATGACGGTGGAGGGCCCCGACTCGGTGCGCTCACGGAAGCGGGACTTCGTCGATTCCTATATGAACTTCCATGTGGTCAACGGCGCCGTCGTCACCGCCCAGTTCGGGGACCGCGTAAAGGACGCCGCGGCCCGTCACGCCCTGGCCGGAGCATTTCCCGGCCGCGAGATCGTACAGATCGACGTCGACCGGCTCATGGCGGGCGGCGGAGGAATTCACTGCTCCACGATGCAGGAACCCCTGCCCTGA
- a CDS encoding serine/threonine-protein kinase produces MPPFAALTAGDPQEIGGYRLCARLGSGGMGHVYLAYTPAGRPVALKSVRPELAADPEFRRRFAQEVASARRIHGLYTAQLVDASTAAATPWLATAYVPGPSLHDVVRLHGPLPERAVLLLMAGVAEALQAIHGAGVVHRDLKPANVLLAADGPRVIDFGIARAADAVALTGAGLRIGTPSFMAPEQATGRPATAASDVFALGALAVYAASGSPPFGAGCPESVALYRVVHDEPELGRVPHEVRELIRGCLAKDPGQRPTPGGLIEAVRRHPAVGGRLLFSDDWLPPAVRHETALRGELPEPVESPHAQPTVAAPQATLHAGSLMSGPGAYPTPGPPSGPGTYADPEPYPVAGAPATPHHLEARTYDHDPEAAPAERGRGSGKRLLKRLLLTLLVVALLAAGVAAYRHTRAGNEPEARPDRTGSASPQPTSEPSRKPTTAPPPEFRAGYQEAELTAPDASYEFDLRSGTVAPESTADWYLAPGADAFEFPEDSDAYIGQGEDLTPEECVEGIESEPVTELPYAALANGDTFCLRSADGRELVLGWLVEVAPDSDSVTVAVSHYRSS; encoded by the coding sequence CTGCCGCCGTTCGCCGCCCTGACCGCAGGCGATCCGCAAGAGATCGGCGGCTACCGGCTGTGCGCCCGGCTCGGTTCCGGGGGAATGGGGCACGTCTACCTGGCTTATACGCCCGCGGGGCGGCCGGTGGCGCTGAAGTCGGTGCGTCCCGAGCTGGCCGCGGATCCGGAGTTCCGGCGCCGTTTCGCCCAGGAGGTCGCCAGCGCCCGGCGCATCCACGGCCTGTACACGGCCCAACTGGTCGACGCCAGCACCGCGGCGGCGACGCCCTGGCTGGCCACCGCCTACGTGCCCGGACCCTCGCTGCACGACGTGGTCCGGCTGCACGGTCCGCTGCCCGAGCGCGCCGTACTGCTGCTGATGGCCGGTGTCGCCGAGGCGCTCCAGGCGATCCACGGCGCGGGCGTGGTGCACCGAGACCTCAAGCCCGCCAACGTCCTGCTCGCGGCGGACGGACCGCGCGTCATCGACTTCGGCATCGCCCGGGCCGCCGACGCGGTCGCGCTCACCGGTGCCGGGCTGCGGATCGGCACTCCCTCGTTCATGGCGCCCGAGCAGGCCACCGGCCGGCCGGCGACCGCCGCCAGCGATGTCTTCGCCCTGGGCGCGCTCGCCGTGTACGCGGCGAGCGGCTCCCCGCCGTTCGGCGCGGGATGTCCCGAGTCGGTGGCGCTGTACCGCGTGGTGCACGACGAGCCCGAGCTCGGCCGGGTGCCCCACGAGGTGCGCGAGCTGATACGGGGGTGTCTGGCCAAGGACCCCGGGCAGCGGCCCACGCCCGGTGGGCTGATCGAGGCCGTGCGCCGTCACCCGGCGGTGGGCGGGCGGCTGCTCTTCTCGGACGACTGGCTGCCGCCCGCGGTGCGTCACGAGACGGCGCTGCGCGGTGAACTCCCGGAGCCGGTGGAGTCACCGCACGCCCAGCCCACCGTCGCGGCGCCGCAGGCGACGCTGCACGCCGGGTCGCTCATGTCGGGGCCGGGCGCGTACCCCACGCCGGGTCCCCCTTCAGGCCCCGGCACCTACGCCGACCCCGAGCCGTATCCGGTCGCCGGAGCCCCCGCGACGCCCCACCACCTTGAGGCGCGTACCTACGACCACGATCCCGAAGCCGCGCCCGCCGAGCGCGGCCGAGGCAGCGGAAAGCGCCTGCTGAAGAGGCTCCTGCTCACGCTGCTGGTCGTCGCCCTGCTCGCCGCGGGCGTCGCCGCCTACCGGCACACCCGCGCGGGAAACGAACCGGAGGCGCGCCCGGACCGGACGGGCTCGGCGTCGCCGCAGCCGACATCCGAGCCCTCGCGAAAGCCGACCACCGCGCCGCCGCCCGAGTTCCGTGCGGGCTATCAGGAGGCCGAACTCACCGCGCCCGACGCCAGTTACGAGTTCGATCTGCGCAGTGGAACGGTGGCTCCGGAGTCGACCGCGGACTGGTATCTGGCGCCCGGGGCCGACGCCTTCGAGTTCCCCGAGGACAGCGACGCCTACATCGGGCAGGGCGAGGACCTGACGCCCGAGGAGTGCGTCGAGGGGATCGAGAGCGAACCGGTGACCGAGTTGCCGTACGCCGCTCTCGCGAACGGCGACACCTTCTGTCTGCGCAGCGCCGACGGCCGTGAACTCGTCCTCGGCTGGCTGGTCGAGGTCGCGCCGGACAGCGACTCGGTGACGGTCGCGGTGAGCCACTACCGCAGCAGCTGA
- the ureA gene encoding urease subunit gamma, giving the protein MQLTPTERDRLLLRSAAELARARRARGCVLNVPEATALIADTVCEAARDGARLAEAIEAARGVLSAADVLPGVPDVVTDVHVEAVFDDGTRLAVVSDPFGGGGLGAGAPGALLPGAEEPVVPQPQRVLTVRNTAPVPISVTSHFHFFETNPRLHFDRAAAYGMRLAVPAGSSARFDPGMTREVGLVAIGGDRVAIGFAGLVDGPLDAPGAKREALRRAAACGYLGATAGMGEAEEQEGAT; this is encoded by the coding sequence ATGCAACTGACCCCGACCGAACGCGACCGGCTGCTGTTGCGGAGCGCGGCCGAGCTCGCCCGGGCGCGCCGGGCCCGTGGATGTGTGCTGAACGTGCCCGAGGCGACCGCGCTGATCGCGGACACGGTGTGCGAGGCGGCCCGTGACGGAGCCCGGCTCGCCGAGGCGATCGAGGCCGCCCGCGGGGTGCTGTCCGCGGCGGACGTACTGCCGGGGGTGCCCGACGTGGTGACGGACGTTCATGTGGAGGCGGTGTTCGACGACGGCACCCGGCTGGCCGTGGTGAGCGACCCGTTCGGCGGCGGCGGCCTCGGTGCGGGTGCCCCCGGTGCGTTGCTGCCCGGCGCCGAGGAGCCCGTAGTGCCCCAGCCGCAGCGGGTGTTGACGGTCCGCAACACGGCACCGGTACCGATCAGCGTGACCTCGCACTTCCACTTCTTCGAGACCAACCCCCGGCTGCACTTCGACCGCGCCGCCGCCTACGGCATGCGGCTCGCCGTCCCGGCCGGGTCGTCGGCCCGCTTCGACCCGGGGATGACGCGCGAGGTGGGCCTCGTCGCCATCGGCGGCGACCGGGTCGCGATCGGTTTCGCCGGCCTTGTCGACGGGCCGCTGGACGCGCCGGGGGCCAAGCGCGAGGCGCTGCGCCGCGCGGCCGCCTGCGGCTACCTCGGGGCGACGGCGGGAATGGGAGAAGCGGAAGAACAGGAGGGGGCGACGTGA